A DNA window from Paenibacillus andongensis contains the following coding sequences:
- a CDS encoding ABC transporter permease produces the protein MMSVRLYMLLIKASLRSRMQYKFNFIFSTVMASFVHLSEFLMVALVMMRFGNIKGWTLYEVCYLYGVMMISKAIYRTLASDVHHLEKYLVSGDLDALLTRPVPVLLALMTQNSRLLFAEVGQGLILLFIAMKTLMATGQIGWSAVPLTVLIILTGAIILFAIGLATAAAGFWLTRIESLQNMTEDASQTAARYPLSLYPKWLQGALLVLVPVGFVNYIPTLYLLRHQGGIWMLLGTIAVSIAALWLAMRFWKLGLSRYQSTGS, from the coding sequence ATGATGTCAGTAAGGCTGTATATGCTGCTGATCAAGGCGAGCTTGCGAAGCCGAATGCAGTATAAGTTTAACTTCATTTTTTCGACCGTGATGGCTTCTTTTGTACATCTCTCAGAATTTCTGATGGTAGCGCTGGTGATGATGCGTTTTGGCAATATCAAAGGCTGGACACTGTACGAGGTGTGCTATCTGTACGGGGTTATGATGATATCCAAAGCGATATATCGCACGCTGGCTTCCGATGTGCATCATCTAGAGAAATATCTCGTATCCGGTGATCTGGATGCGCTGCTCACACGGCCAGTCCCCGTGCTGCTGGCGCTGATGACGCAAAATTCACGACTGTTATTTGCCGAAGTAGGGCAAGGACTCATCTTACTTTTTATTGCTATGAAAACCTTAATGGCTACTGGACAAATCGGATGGTCAGCCGTACCTTTAACGGTGTTAATTATCCTAACGGGTGCCATTATTTTATTCGCCATCGGTTTAGCGACAGCGGCTGCTGGCTTCTGGTTGACCCGGATCGAATCCCTGCAAAATATGACCGAAGACGCTTCCCAAACCGCGGCGCGCTATCCGCTATCCTTGTATCCAAAGTGGCTGCAGGGCGCGCTGCTGGTGCTTGTTCCAGTTGGATTCGTCAATTACATACCTACCCTTTATTTGCTTAGACATCAAGGCGGCATCTGGATGCTGCTAGGAACCATTGCTGTTTCAATTGCTGCGCTCTGGCTGGCCATGCGCTTCTGGAAACTAGGATTATCGCGTTATCAAAGCACGGGGAGTTAA
- a CDS encoding ABC transporter ATP-binding protein, translated as MITVTNLRKTFQTPIVKEGRFSGVRTLFSRAYKEKEAVRDVSFEIESGEFVGYIGPNGAGKSTTIKMLTGILHPTSGEVLIHGYSPQKHRRRVVRQLGVVFGQRSQLWWDLPVKDSYEILTAMYRVEESTARRRLGELTELLELKELMDTPVRKLSLGQRMRADLAASMLHDPDILFLDEPTIGLDVVAKRNIRGFLQTLNRDFGKTILLTTHDMDDIEQLCERVIVINHGQIGYDGSIDELRDRIGLPTMMKVTYRGEIQVPASWELPFRVVEQEANCLTIACNRQELKAMEVLRIVSSWGDMDDVHMEEPEFEEVIHGVYN; from the coding sequence ATGATTACTGTAACGAATTTGCGCAAAACCTTTCAAACTCCGATAGTCAAAGAAGGCAGATTCTCCGGTGTTCGAACTTTGTTCTCACGAGCCTATAAAGAGAAGGAAGCGGTACGCGATGTAAGCTTCGAGATTGAATCTGGCGAGTTCGTCGGGTATATTGGACCTAATGGAGCAGGAAAGTCGACGACGATCAAAATGCTCACTGGCATTCTTCACCCCACCTCTGGTGAAGTGCTCATTCACGGCTATAGTCCTCAGAAGCATCGAAGGCGAGTCGTAAGGCAGCTCGGCGTTGTTTTCGGCCAGCGTAGTCAGCTGTGGTGGGATCTGCCGGTGAAGGATTCTTATGAGATCCTTACGGCCATGTATCGCGTGGAGGAAAGCACCGCCCGCCGCAGATTAGGCGAATTGACAGAGCTTCTCGAACTGAAAGAGCTGATGGACACGCCTGTCCGGAAGCTGTCTCTTGGGCAGCGGATGCGGGCCGATTTGGCGGCTTCGATGCTGCATGATCCGGATATTTTGTTTCTGGATGAGCCGACCATCGGGTTGGATGTTGTGGCCAAGCGGAATATTCGCGGCTTTCTTCAGACGTTAAATCGAGATTTCGGTAAAACGATTCTGCTGACTACGCATGATATGGATGACATCGAGCAATTGTGTGAACGGGTCATCGTGATCAACCATGGGCAAATCGGCTACGACGGCTCGATTGATGAGCTGCGGGACCGCATTGGCTTACCAACGATGATGAAGGTCACTTATCGAGGTGAAATCCAAGTTCCTGCTAGCTGGGAACTTCCATTTCGTGTAGTGGAGCAAGAAGCGAATTGTCTCACAATTGCGTGCAACCGCCAGGAGCTCAAGGCGATGGAAGTGCTGCGCATCGTCAGCAGTTGGGGCGATATGGATGACGTACATATGGAAGAGCCTGAGTTTGAAGAGGTGATCCACGGTGTATATAACTAG
- a CDS encoding ABC transporter permease translates to MLFAVLARKAYARNLQYRGSHLLHNAVSAVFGFIYASIWTGLGSDSSLGEYGAKGIVGYIAFNQAILWITQFTTNGLGLEQSVRTGQIAVDLMRPVHLFYQAMSREWGQVYYQFLYKFIPIYALYYFIFSLQLPHHASVYGWTAIALVLAAYISICTNYLIGVAALWTTESRWFYWVNYSFSMLLSGFFIPLEWLPGWLRTISFYTPYPYLLYYPTRIYMQLEQGTVVLGALLWGIGFTCVCLVVTQGVRRKLEVQGG, encoded by the coding sequence ATGCTTTTCGCGGTTTTGGCGCGCAAGGCGTATGCGAGGAATTTGCAGTATCGCGGTTCGCATCTGCTGCACAATGCAGTGAGTGCGGTGTTTGGCTTTATTTATGCTAGCATCTGGACTGGCTTGGGGAGCGATTCGTCACTAGGCGAGTACGGTGCGAAAGGGATTGTAGGTTATATTGCTTTTAACCAGGCGATCCTTTGGATTACGCAGTTCACGACGAATGGGCTCGGGCTCGAGCAATCGGTGCGCACCGGGCAAATCGCGGTCGATCTCATGCGGCCGGTACACTTATTCTATCAGGCGATGAGCCGGGAATGGGGCCAGGTATATTATCAGTTTCTTTATAAATTTATCCCGATTTATGCCCTCTACTACTTCATTTTCTCCTTACAGCTTCCACATCACGCTTCGGTTTATGGCTGGACAGCGATTGCGCTCGTCTTGGCGGCATATATCTCCATTTGTACGAACTATTTGATAGGTGTTGCAGCTTTGTGGACCACAGAGTCACGTTGGTTTTACTGGGTTAATTATTCCTTCAGTATGCTGCTCTCCGGCTTTTTCATTCCTCTAGAATGGTTGCCAGGTTGGCTCCGCACGATTAGCTTTTACACACCATACCCCTATCTACTCTATTACCCAACTCGAATCTACATGCAGCTTGAACAAGGAACGGTTGTGCTCGGCGCTCTTCTATGGGGCATCGGGTTTACTTGTGTCTGTCTGGTAGTTACGCAGGGAGTTCGCAGAAAGCTGGAGGTGCAGGGCGGATGA